The genomic DNA CTTTGATGCTACTTTCCTACTGGGCTCAGCTGCTCAGAGGCAGAAGATAACAGGGCTTACATCTTGTTATGAGCAAAGATGTCGCGTTTTGTTTCGGGCCTGTACAGACCAAGAGAGAGCAACTGCGGCATCGTTACGAGTGGCATGGATATTGGGCAAAAAGAAAAAGCCGTTTACAGACTCAGAGACGGTCAAGGAGTGTATGCTGGCATCAGATgagaaaaccccaaaaaaacattatcGATTCAATCAAGCAAATTCCAATTTCTGACACGTCAAATATGAGGAGAGTCAAATCCCTTGCATTAGACATTTTTGAGACGCTTTTGGACAAGCTGAGGAAGGCCGAGGTGATGTCTTTGGCCGTGGATGAGTCGACTGATAACAGTGATATTGGAACAGCTGGGCCTCTATGTGCAATTTTTTGATGGGGAATGTTTTTGTGAGGATCTGCTTGGATTAATTGCCAAGAAGGGGCACACTACCGGTGAGATTCTCTTCACCAAAATTGCGTCATTCTTTGAGGAGAACAACTTGGATTTGGCACGTGTCAACATGTTGGTGACGGATGGTGCGCCCTCGATGGCGGGCAGGGATCAGGGGCTCGCTGGGAGGATGGCAGCTTGCATTGCCTCATCCACCAAAGCCTCCTGTGTGCCAAGCTCAGTGGTGAGTTAAAAGAGACCATGTACTCTGTTATGGCAATTATAAACTTCATCCGTTGTACCTCCAGTTTACAGCACCGCCTTTTCCGCAAGCTGTTGACTGACATGTCTGCTGAATATAAAGATTTGCTCATTCACAATGACATTAGATGGCTTAGCAAAGGAAACGCTTTGAAACGTTTTTGTGAACTAAGAGAGGAGATTCTGGTGTTTCTCCGGTCttcaaaattgaaaaaagcTGGCAAGTTTCTGTCTCTGATAGAAAATGATGAGTTTAATGCCGCTGTTTGCTTTTTGAGTGACGTTTTCCATCATTTGAACCAACTCAACATGGAGTTGCAGGGCAGAGATAAAACAGGCGCAGAACTTGTGGAGAAACTTCATGGTTTTCAAAGAAAGCTCTCACTCTTCTCTGCTGATCTTTGTCGATCGAGGTGATGTCAGGGTTTATTGACTCATTGAAAAACAACTTTGCCACTAGGTTTGAGGATTTCAGCAGCTCCAGTGAAGTGATGAGATTTGTGAAGGACCCTTTCTGTGTGAATGTTGAGGCAGACTTTGCATTGAAAGGGAAGGAGCTGGTATCGTCATTGGATGAGGATGAAGGGTCTTTACAACTGGAACTCATTGGCATTCAGTCGTCAGATGACTTGCGACAGTCATTGCAGCAGGCAGGTTTTGAAAAATTCTGGACCCATGAAGTCAGCCGAGAGAAATTTCCACATTCAAGGGGTCTTGCACTTTTTCTTCTGACAATGTTTGGTTCAACATACATTTGTGAGTCATCATTCTCACACATGAATGCCATTAAAACTCACAATCGCATATCCCTCACTGACCAGCATCTGCGACACTGCTTGCGCATTGCCCTGACAACATATACACCTGACTTCACGGCTCTTGCCAAgtcaaaaaaatgccatttCTCTCATTAGATGGCAAATGTTGGCAAACTACATGCAAGGTAACAGGCACAACTAGTCAAGCAAGAAATGAGGATTGATTTTTTAACAGTATGATGCAATTAACATGTTATTCACCCCATATATGCACTTAATGTTTTTCTTGATGTGGTATTATTGTTGAATgcagtttgaaatgttttgccTTCATAAAGTGCCATGCACtgttatgttgttttaattatattCTGTACCACGCTATGCACTTTTTGTTGTTGGAGATACATTGTTGCCTGTCACTCAAATGAGTGCAATCTTAAATATCTGTAACATGGCTGACCTAGACTGATTGTTAAGATGTCtgatttattttcaaactggacAAAAGTGAGTACAGTAGTAGTCCATGTGAGGATTTATGGGGcagtctattttatttttttagaaggAAAAAAGTGTGAGTTACCATTTAgctgcatttctgtttttagcCAGTGGAGAAGGGGGACAGTTTGTTGTTTCTGAGAATTATTTCCCTCTTTACTTGTAACACTGAAATGTATCTCCTCATTGTCAATTGAGGATAACGAGCTGTAAAGTTGGTACAGTTATGTGCAATAAGTGGATGTTTTCTGTTACTTAATTGCATTTCTCTAATGGTCTGTGTCTCTGATTTTCAACATTGTATTGCCATTTGAATGTAACAGTGCCTTGGGCCTATGTGTCTTAGTGCAtcacaatgtgcatatgttgtttttacaaaatAGAATATATTGACTCCTTCAGCAtgttgttgtaatttctttatttgttaCTATAATTACTCATATTCTCCGGCCCCTTATTTTGCCTCAGTTTAATGAACCTGCCCCAATTccaaattaatttaatagtcctGCTCTACAGGATCAAACCGTGTTTGGCTTGATCAAACTGCAACAATAACGCCTATCTTCTGTCCAGCCTCAGAGTTCTGGGTAATGGTTCAAAAGACTGACGCAGCGACACGCTGCGGCCTGCAGGGGTCATACTGGCTGCAGGTGGGGCAAGAGGCGCTGCTGctgagagaaacacagaagaacATTGTTAGAGAGTGGCCGTATGAATGGCTGAGACGATATGGGAACGATAAGGTAAGGTTTTCACTATCAAACAATCCAACTTCCCTTTTAACTGCTCATACATACTATGTCAATTTAAACTGAATTATAACATTTTTACAAGGGTAGGTATTATGACTGGGGTGTTGCCTTGGATAGCTTTCCATTCTTGAAATTGCTATGCTTATGTGCCTCTTTGTGTTTTATCACCAGTTGGCCTTAACCATCGAAGCAGGGCGACGCTGTGACTCTGGTCCTGGAACATTTACCTTTGAGACACAGCAAGCTGAGAAGATATTCGCCTTAATTCAGAGTACCATCAAACGGAAGACTCTTACTGTAGGCAACCAAAAAAAAGAGGGTCAGAAAGTTCTGGTAACCAACATACAGGCTCGTTCCCCGCTACCCAGAATACCAGATGTGACCAGTATTGCTGCGATTCTGGAAAACAAACTGAGGACACAGGACAGTAAATGTGCTGCTTTAGAAGATAGTGCACATGCCCAGGAATATTTGGTTGGTTCATCAGAGAGTGCATCAGTGCAGCCAGCTCCAATCACCCTCATGCCTCTTCCACTGGTGCCCACACATGGCAGCCACTCCGGAGGACATCTCGATGGCCAATCAGAAGCTGTATATGCTGACCCAGCTGATTGCATCCAACCTGTACCAAACGCGCCACCGACCATGGCTCTGTATGTAGACCCTGCAAGTGTTCTCCCGCTCAAACCCCCCAGCTCCAGAGACTCTGTCACTCTGTCTCCTAACTCCTCTACTTCACATCCCTGCTTCCCCTCCGATCAGCCAGATTCAATCTACGCAGAGGTGTACGACAAAATCAGTCCGGCTCAGAATAAACACGTCGCAGATGACGAACCCATTTATACTGAGCCCATAAGCAAGGAGGAGAAGTCtgataaaaaagaaagcaaagcaGACCTGTTTGCACACCTTTATGCTCAAGTCTGCAAAACAACCCCATCATTTAGCCTATCGTCGTCCTCTAACACCATCCCTTCCTGCTCGGCTTCCTCTCCCGCTATGACTGCCAGCATGAGCACAACTAAAGCCACGACCCAGTCTCTTGATGATGTCATCTACGAAAACCTAGGCACCATATAATTTAGTTGTCAAGTGTAGCTTAATGCTACAATGCCTAAACCAAGTCTATGCAGAGCCTGACATATatttcaacccagtctcacggcagttcgtgaaatggtcacgttatttaatctattgattcgtgtacacaggcacgtttttcttgtttttttcgtggtggccagcacgaaaatgtaaactaatgtatttcagtgGGAAGCATatgtcgtgatcacagcacgactatggtagcaagtagtatgaaatgccgaaaatccgcgtaaggaggttggttggggtggtggatgggtcaaacaacacaggactttcaccccagagaCCAGGGATTGTGGcctgcgtgtggcgttttgtttccccgttgttgttttcttaatcacaaccgtcccgttattgtcgtgcgtcccccgcggccgtctcccgacGTGTGaggtgtcctttccccgttcttcttttcctaaacccaacctcagccatcccgttattgtcgcgcgtcccccgcggccTTCTCCCAGCGTGTGACGCATCCTtttcccgttcttcttttcctaaacccaacctccgtatagatggttcccatttcacgctggccaccacgaaaaaaacgagataaacgtgttctTGTACACAAATTAATAAactaaaaataacgtgacaatttcacgaactgccatgagactgtgTTGTATATTTTTGTACAATGACTGTAAAGAAGAAATAGAGTAAGCACATCTCCTGTATGGATGGGCTTTCTGttgtacactcacctaaaggattattaggaacacctgtaagatttctcgttaatgcaattatctaatcaaccaatcacatggcagctgcttcaatgctgGGTGTCGTCCAGGTCTatacaatctcctgaactccaaacttaatgtcagaatgggaacgaaaggtgatctaagcaactttgagcgtggcattgTTGTTGGTGCTAGATGGGCTGGTTTGAGTATTTcccaatctgctcagttactgggattttcacgcacaaccatttctaggctttacaaagaatggtctgaaaaaggaaaaacatccagtatgcggcagtcctctgggtgaaaatgccttgttgatgctagaggtcagaggagaatgggccgactgattccagctgatagaagatcagagatctttgactcaaataaccactcgttacaaccgaggtatgcagcaaagcatttgtgaagccacaacacgaacaaccttgaggcggatggactacaccactcatctccactaaaaataggaaaatgaggctacaatttgcacgagcaaaattggacagttgaagactgtaaaaatgttgcctgcTCTGATGAGTCTTGATTTCTGTtaagacattcagatggtagagtcagtatttggcgtaaacagaatgagaacatggatccatcatgccttgttaccactggacAGGctgttttcttggcacactttaggccccttagtaGCAATTGGGCATcatttaaatgccacagcctacctgagcattgttctgaccatgtccatccttttatgaccaccatgtacccatcctctgatggctacttccagcaggataatgcaccatgtcacaaagctcgAATCATTTCAGattggtttcttgaacatgacaatgagttcactgtactaaaatggcCTCCACAGTCAtcagatctcaacccaatagaacatctttgggatgtggtggaacgggagctttgtgccctggatgtgcatcccacaaatctccatcaactgcaagatgctatcttatcaatatgggccaacatttctaaagaatgcttccagcaccttgttgaatcaatgccacgaagaattaaggcagttctcaAGGCGAAATGGGGtaaaacacggtattagtagggtgttcctaataatcctttaggtgagtgtatatctGTATACAAACTATTGTTCATTAGTTCTGAAGAAAACAGGGCTGTGTGACTGGCTATTTATTAATAAAGCAAGTTACCAATAAAGTAGAACTTGCAACAAACATGGTGTGCTCACTAACACTTCCTAGATAGCATCATCATGCTTAGCATTGCACTCGATTAGCATTTCTGGACTCATGGTGAACGGGTAAAAACGATTaaaaagcagaaccagaaataTTGTGTTAAATTTCACaattcttcttccttttcaaAACATGGTGCCGACATTACCCACAATACAACTCGACCGCTGATGGTGGGGGGTTTTGctgtgtgttatgctagtagcagctaatgtagcctcggCATAGCTTCGAGCAGAGGTGAtgtagtcttcagccccaaccGATGCTGACTCAAGGGCCATCATTCTCTTTGAAACACTAACGGCTTTAGACAACCTTTTTCACATATTACAGTAACACTTCCCAACACCACTGAACAGGCTTTTATGTGTAAAATCGATGGAGTTTCCCTTTTAATTAAAAGGCTACCGCACCAATAGCAAGTCTCAGATTTTTCCCATGTCTACTACACCCAGTGATACATGATAGAAACTTTTTTTAATGCCATAAAGTTGACAATATCTTAAAATGTTACATGCATGTTTGCATATGATGTTCTTCTGCTGTATAACTATCCTATAGTCCTTtcatttaagattatttttttattaaaatgtgtataGTGATGTATAAATAGTGAAGATGAAATTAGTGTTTGTTACTTAAACAGAGTGCTGTATGTATAAAGTGTTCTAAGTTGTGCTTTCTAAGTTCTGTCCCAGCATAAATTCTACCAATTCTGTAACCACTGTGGATGTCATGTTTTCTTGTTGGTCAAAGCGATTTCACACAACCAAACcatttttttgcagtgtgtaATTAAAGCAagactatataaataaaaaaataaaaaataaaattcataaaaatgaaaaggttATGAACAATAAAATGAACTGTCAGCACTTAAAACAGCTGTCATCAAAGAGTCTCTATTATGCTCTctgctattgtttttttttagatttttcctGTCTTCTAGATGtagaaattacaaaaaaaacacatttctctctAAATGGAgctttcattactttttttaaacaatgtttttattgatttttgaaTTGCATTTACAACTTTTAACATGCCATCTGTTTCTCACATATGAATATCATTCTGTGGTCAGGTTGGGATCTTTTCACTGCAGTAGAGCACTGTTAATAATCCTGGGTTGAAAAATAACCCAACCTTAACCGAACTGCTGATCACCTATGGGACGTTATACACACTGGGTTTGCTTGGTTAACCCAGGTCAACCCAAATGCTGGGTTATTTTATTTGACCCAACCTACTGATTGGAATTAACTCTATTGCTGTGTTAAATATTACCCATTCACTGGGTTATTGTCTCATTTACCTTTTGTATGTAATATTAATAGTAAATTATATAAATATCGTGTAATTTACACCACAATGGGATCATTTTCCCCTCTGCACTTCTCTCCTTTTTCATTACACTAGTCATGTATATAATCATTGAACAATTATGGTTATACTCACAATAAAGGGTGGCAGTAAtttgtagggagttgggttgagAACCACAgagtcgctggttcaagtccccgtgtCCActggagtgtggactggtagcttgagagatgccagttcacctcctgggcactgccaaggtacTCTTGAGCAAGGCGCCAAACCCCCAACTGCACGGGGTGCTTGTccccattagtgcatgtaggacctgagcatgtgtgtgt from Sander vitreus isolate 19-12246 chromosome 2, sanVit1, whole genome shotgun sequence includes the following:
- the LOC144528285 gene encoding docking protein 1-like; this encodes MDSPTKTGKVYLQPHRAGKKWKPVCLSLFPPSDSAAGRLEIQDMGGAGAEGDYVSGIRRHCQPHVDRKLKVLRLSELISVLRLPPNAEACPMENMSAFCVETRDRTMVFAALKDDCVEWVEKLCLRTFQRGVASGSTQLHMEENQIYASADEASEFWVMVQKTDAATRCGLQGSYWLQVGQEALLLRETQKNIVREWPYEWLRRYGNDKLALTIEAGRRCDSGPGTFTFETQQAEKIFALIQSTIKRKTLTVGNQKKEGQKVLVTNIQARSPLPRIPDVTSIAAILENKLRTQDSKCAALEDSAHAQEYLVGSSESASVQPAPITLMPLPLVPTHGSHSGGHLDGQSEAVYADPADCIQPVPNAPPTMALYVDPASVLPLKPPSSRDSVTLSPNSSTSHPCFPSDQPDSIYAEVYDKISPAQNKHVADDEPIYTEPISKEEKSDKKESKADLFAHLYAQVCKTTPSFSLSSSSNTIPSCSASSPAMTASMSTTKATTQSLDDVIYENLGTI